From the genome of Castor canadensis chromosome 4, mCasCan1.hap1v2, whole genome shotgun sequence, one region includes:
- the Dnajb2 gene encoding dnaJ homolog subfamily B member 2 isoform X2 produces the protein MASYYEILDVPRSASADDIKKAYRRKALQWHPDKNPDNKEFAERKFKEVAEAYEVLSDKHKREIYDLYGREGLTGAGTGPSRTETSGGGPGFTFTFRSPEEVFREFFGSGDPFAELFDDLGPFSELQNRGSRHSGPFFTFSSSFPGHSDFSSSSFSFSPGAGAFRSVSTSTTFVQGHRITTRRIMENGQERIEVEEDGQLKSVSINGVPDDLALGLELSRREQQQSVTSRLRGTQVRQTPVSRPSDSDLSEDEDLQLAMAYSLSEMEAAGQKPADVF, from the exons AAGAAGGC GTACCGGCGGAAGGCTCTACAATGGCACCCAGACAAGAACCCCGATAATAAGGAGTTTGCTGAAAGGAAATTTAAGGAGGTGGCTGAGGCCTATGAAGTGCTCTCTGATA AGCATAAGCGGGAGATCTACGACCTCTATGGCCGGGAAGGGCTGACTGGGGCAG GCACTGGCCCCTCTCGGACAGAAACTAGTGGTGGTGGGCCTGGCTTCACCTTCACTTTCCGAAGCCCTGAGGAGGTCTTCCGGGAGTTCTTTGGGAGTGGAGACCCTTTTGCAGAGCTCTTTG ATGACCTGGGCCCCTTCTCAGAGCTTCAGAATCGGGGTTCCCGACACTCAGGCCCCTTCTTTACCTTCTCATCTTCCTTCCCTGGACACTCTG ATTTCTCCTCCTCATCTTTCTCCTTCAGCCCTGGGGCTGGTGCTTTTCGCTCTGTTTCTACATCCACCACTTTTGTCCAAGGGCATCGCATCACAACACGCAG AATCATGGAGAATGGGCAGGAGCGGATAGAAGTAGAGGAAGATGGGCAGCTGAAGTCAGTCTCAATCAATG GTGTCCCAGATGACCTGGCACTGGGCTTGGAGCTGAGCCGTCGTGAGCAGCAGCAGTCAGTCACCTCCAGGCTGAGGGGCACGCAGGTCCGGCAGACTCCTGTCTCACGTCCCTCTGACAGCGACCTCTCTGAGGATGAGGACCTGCAGCTTGCTATGGCTTACAGCCTGTCAGAGATGGAAGCAGCTGGGCAGAAGCCGGCAG ATGTGTTCTGA
- the Dnajb2 gene encoding dnaJ homolog subfamily B member 2 isoform X1, whose amino-acid sequence MASYYEILDVPRSASADDIKKAYRRKALQWHPDKNPDNKEFAERKFKEVAEAYEVLSDKHKREIYDLYGREGLTGAGTGPSRTETSGGGPGFTFTFRSPEEVFREFFGSGDPFAELFDDLGPFSELQNRGSRHSGPFFTFSSSFPGHSDFSSSSFSFSPGAGAFRSVSTSTTFVQGHRITTRRIMENGQERIEVEEDGQLKSVSINGVPDDLALGLELSRREQQQSVTSRLRGTQVRQTPVSRPSDSDLSEDEDLQLAMAYSLSEMEAAGQKPAGGRGAQQRRQGRPKAQHQDPSMQGTHEGIRGEATKPSSSPEEKASRCLIL is encoded by the exons AAGAAGGC GTACCGGCGGAAGGCTCTACAATGGCACCCAGACAAGAACCCCGATAATAAGGAGTTTGCTGAAAGGAAATTTAAGGAGGTGGCTGAGGCCTATGAAGTGCTCTCTGATA AGCATAAGCGGGAGATCTACGACCTCTATGGCCGGGAAGGGCTGACTGGGGCAG GCACTGGCCCCTCTCGGACAGAAACTAGTGGTGGTGGGCCTGGCTTCACCTTCACTTTCCGAAGCCCTGAGGAGGTCTTCCGGGAGTTCTTTGGGAGTGGAGACCCTTTTGCAGAGCTCTTTG ATGACCTGGGCCCCTTCTCAGAGCTTCAGAATCGGGGTTCCCGACACTCAGGCCCCTTCTTTACCTTCTCATCTTCCTTCCCTGGACACTCTG ATTTCTCCTCCTCATCTTTCTCCTTCAGCCCTGGGGCTGGTGCTTTTCGCTCTGTTTCTACATCCACCACTTTTGTCCAAGGGCATCGCATCACAACACGCAG AATCATGGAGAATGGGCAGGAGCGGATAGAAGTAGAGGAAGATGGGCAGCTGAAGTCAGTCTCAATCAATG GTGTCCCAGATGACCTGGCACTGGGCTTGGAGCTGAGCCGTCGTGAGCAGCAGCAGTCAGTCACCTCCAGGCTGAGGGGCACGCAGGTCCGGCAGACTCCTGTCTCACGTCCCTCTGACAGCGACCTCTCTGAGGATGAGGACCTGCAGCTTGCTATGGCTTACAGCCTGTCAGAGATGGAAGCAGCTGGGCAGAAGCCGGCAGGTGGGCGGGGGGCACAGCAACGACGGCAGGGGCGGCCCAAGGCCCAGCACCAAGATCCCAGCATGCAGGGGACTCATGAGGGTATAAGGGGTGAGGCAACCAAACCCAGCTCATCCCCAGAGGAGAAGGCATCTCGCTGCCTCATCCTCTGA
- the Dnajb2 gene encoding dnaJ homolog subfamily B member 2 isoform X3, whose product MASYYEILDVPRSASADDIKKAYRRKALQWHPDKNPDNKEFAERKFKEVAEAYEVLSDKHKREIYDLYGREGLTGAGTGPSRTETSGGGPGFTFTFRSPEEVFREFFGSGDPFAELFDDLGPFSELQNRGSRHSGPFFTFSSSFPGHSGVPDDLALGLELSRREQQQSVTSRLRGTQVRQTPVSRPSDSDLSEDEDLQLAMAYSLSEMEAAGQKPAGGRGAQQRRQGRPKAQHQDPSMQGTHEGIRGEATKPSSSPEEKASRCLIL is encoded by the exons AAGAAGGC GTACCGGCGGAAGGCTCTACAATGGCACCCAGACAAGAACCCCGATAATAAGGAGTTTGCTGAAAGGAAATTTAAGGAGGTGGCTGAGGCCTATGAAGTGCTCTCTGATA AGCATAAGCGGGAGATCTACGACCTCTATGGCCGGGAAGGGCTGACTGGGGCAG GCACTGGCCCCTCTCGGACAGAAACTAGTGGTGGTGGGCCTGGCTTCACCTTCACTTTCCGAAGCCCTGAGGAGGTCTTCCGGGAGTTCTTTGGGAGTGGAGACCCTTTTGCAGAGCTCTTTG ATGACCTGGGCCCCTTCTCAGAGCTTCAGAATCGGGGTTCCCGACACTCAGGCCCCTTCTTTACCTTCTCATCTTCCTTCCCTGGACACTCTG GTGTCCCAGATGACCTGGCACTGGGCTTGGAGCTGAGCCGTCGTGAGCAGCAGCAGTCAGTCACCTCCAGGCTGAGGGGCACGCAGGTCCGGCAGACTCCTGTCTCACGTCCCTCTGACAGCGACCTCTCTGAGGATGAGGACCTGCAGCTTGCTATGGCTTACAGCCTGTCAGAGATGGAAGCAGCTGGGCAGAAGCCGGCAGGTGGGCGGGGGGCACAGCAACGACGGCAGGGGCGGCCCAAGGCCCAGCACCAAGATCCCAGCATGCAGGGGACTCATGAGGGTATAAGGGGTGAGGCAACCAAACCCAGCTCATCCCCAGAGGAGAAGGCATCTCGCTGCCTCATCCTCTGA